The following are from one region of the Methylophilus sp. DW102 genome:
- a CDS encoding LysR family transcriptional regulator, with product MARLNYHHLQYFWHIVKVGSLTKAAEKLHISQSALSSQIRQLEESLDCALFLRQGRKLVLTEFGNLAFSYADSIFTKGIELENLLRKGIASESQTLRIGVLSTMSRNFIESFVEPLLNHSEIKLEISASGQTNLLNALSNHQIDLALTNIEVRGNTDQLWECILLDRQPISVIGPAEIEIKHGFSAKYAEYNWILPNQDSPIRAAFDGLCALHHLEPHIVAEANDMAMLRLLARDSRALTVMPEVVVKDELKNGVLKSFTQLEGIFENFYAVTIKKHFRKFEISQLVNQFLVKKRAL from the coding sequence ATGGCGAGACTCAATTATCATCACTTGCAATATTTTTGGCATATCGTGAAAGTGGGTAGCTTGACCAAGGCAGCAGAAAAATTGCATATCTCGCAATCCGCGCTGTCTTCACAGATCAGGCAACTGGAAGAAAGCCTGGACTGCGCATTGTTTTTAAGACAAGGGCGTAAACTGGTGTTGACGGAGTTCGGTAATTTGGCGTTTTCCTATGCAGATTCTATTTTTACCAAAGGCATAGAACTCGAAAACCTGCTGAGAAAAGGTATTGCGTCTGAGAGTCAAACGTTGCGGATTGGTGTGCTCTCTACCATGTCCAGAAACTTCATCGAGAGCTTTGTGGAGCCATTACTGAATCACTCGGAGATCAAACTCGAAATTTCTGCCAGCGGGCAAACCAACTTGCTCAATGCGCTTTCGAATCACCAGATAGACCTGGCGCTCACCAATATCGAGGTGAGAGGCAATACTGACCAGTTATGGGAGTGTATTCTGCTAGATCGGCAACCCATCAGTGTGATCGGCCCGGCAGAGATTGAGATCAAACACGGATTTTCGGCCAAATATGCGGAGTACAACTGGATTTTGCCCAATCAGGACAGCCCGATTCGGGCGGCCTTTGATGGCTTGTGCGCCTTGCATCACCTAGAACCTCACATCGTGGCCGAAGCGAATGACATGGCGATGTTGCGGCTGTTAGCGCGCGACAGCCGGGCACTCACCGTCATGCCGGAGGTGGTGGTTAAAGACGAGTTAAAAAATGGTGTGCTCAAATCCTTCACGCAACTGGAAGGGATTTTTGAGAATTTCTATGCAGTCACGATCAAAAAACATTTCCGCAAGTTTGAAATCAGCCAATTGGTGAATCAGTTTCTAGTCAAAAAAAGAGCGCTCTAG
- a CDS encoding co-chaperone GroES, protein MNIRPLYDRVIVKRVEQQRTTASGIVIPDTAAEKPEQGEVIAVGSGKSLQDGSLRALAVKVGDHVLFGKYAGQTVKLNGEEVLVMREEDILGVIEPASADLKKVA, encoded by the coding sequence ATGAATATTCGTCCCCTGTATGACCGCGTCATAGTCAAGCGAGTCGAACAACAACGTACGACCGCTTCCGGCATTGTGATACCAGACACAGCTGCAGAAAAACCCGAGCAAGGCGAAGTCATCGCTGTCGGGAGCGGCAAGTCCCTTCAAGACGGCAGCCTGAGAGCCCTGGCAGTGAAGGTCGGTGACCATGTCTTATTTGGCAAATATGCCGGACAAACAGTCAAACTCAATGGCGAAGAGGTATTAGTCATGCGCGAAGAAGACATTCTCGGTGTGATTGAACCCGCCTCTGCCGATCTCAAAAAAGTCGCTTAA
- the groL gene encoding chaperonin GroEL (60 kDa chaperone family; promotes refolding of misfolded polypeptides especially under stressful conditions; forms two stacked rings of heptamers to form a barrel-shaped 14mer; ends can be capped by GroES; misfolded proteins enter the barrel where they are refolded when GroES binds): protein MAAKDVKFHDHARQKIVKGVNILADAVKVTLGPKGRNVVLERSFGAPVITKDGVSVAKEIELQDKLENMGAQMVKQVASKTADVAGDGTTTATVLAQAIVQEGMKSVASGMNPMDLKRGIDKAVAALVDELKVMSKAITTNREIAQVGSISANSDTAIGQIIADAMEKVGKEGVITVEEGKSLQNELDVVEGMQFDRGYISPYFVNNPDKQVAALDEPMILLYDKKISNIRDLLPTLENVAKTNKPLLIIAEDVEGEALATLVVNSMRGILKVAAVKAPGFGDRRKAMLEDIAILTGATVVSEETGMQLEKVSIEHLGRAKRVEIHKENTVIIDGAGDQAKIKARVQSIQTQIQETTSDYDKEKLQERVAKLAGGVAVIKIGAATEVEMKEKKDRVDDALHATRAAVEEGIVPGGGVALLRARSRIGALKGDNDDQDAGIRIVLRAIEEPLRAIVKNAGEEPSVVITKVLEATGNTGYNAATGEYVDMVETGVVDPTKVTRTALQNAASIAGLILTTDATVAELPKEDKKTPAMPEMDY, encoded by the coding sequence ATGGCAGCTAAAGATGTGAAGTTTCATGACCACGCCCGTCAAAAAATTGTAAAAGGCGTGAATATCCTGGCCGATGCGGTCAAGGTCACCCTGGGCCCCAAAGGCCGCAATGTGGTGCTGGAACGCAGTTTTGGCGCCCCGGTGATTACCAAAGATGGTGTTTCGGTCGCCAAAGAAATCGAGTTGCAAGACAAGTTGGAGAATATGGGCGCGCAAATGGTGAAACAAGTCGCGTCTAAAACCGCGGATGTCGCAGGTGACGGTACGACTACCGCCACCGTACTGGCGCAGGCGATAGTGCAAGAAGGCATGAAGTCGGTCGCCTCAGGCATGAACCCGATGGACCTCAAACGCGGCATAGATAAAGCGGTGGCTGCGTTGGTGGATGAGCTCAAAGTCATGTCTAAAGCCATCACCACCAATAGAGAGATTGCCCAGGTAGGCTCTATTTCTGCCAACTCGGATACCGCCATTGGTCAGATCATCGCCGATGCTATGGAAAAAGTTGGCAAGGAGGGCGTGATTACGGTAGAAGAAGGCAAGTCACTGCAAAATGAGTTGGATGTGGTGGAAGGCATGCAATTTGACCGCGGCTACATCAGCCCCTATTTTGTGAACAATCCGGACAAACAGGTGGCGGCGCTGGATGAGCCGATGATTTTGTTGTATGACAAGAAAATCAGCAATATCCGCGACTTGTTGCCGACGCTGGAAAACGTAGCCAAAACCAACAAGCCTTTGCTGATCATTGCCGAAGACGTGGAAGGCGAAGCGCTGGCGACACTGGTCGTCAACAGCATGCGTGGCATCCTTAAAGTAGCTGCCGTCAAAGCGCCAGGCTTTGGTGATCGTCGCAAAGCCATGCTAGAAGACATTGCCATCCTGACCGGGGCCACCGTCGTCTCAGAAGAAACCGGCATGCAACTGGAGAAAGTCAGCATCGAGCATTTGGGCCGTGCAAAACGAGTTGAGATACACAAAGAAAACACCGTGATCATTGATGGCGCTGGCGACCAAGCCAAGATTAAAGCCCGTGTGCAGTCTATTCAAACCCAAATTCAGGAGACCACTTCTGACTACGACAAGGAAAAACTGCAAGAGCGCGTGGCCAAGCTGGCCGGTGGTGTCGCCGTGATTAAAATCGGTGCGGCCACCGAAGTCGAAATGAAAGAGAAAAAAGACCGTGTCGATGACGCCCTGCATGCCACCCGCGCTGCGGTGGAAGAAGGCATCGTCCCTGGCGGCGGTGTGGCTTTACTGCGGGCTCGCAGCCGTATCGGTGCCCTCAAGGGGGATAATGATGATCAGGATGCTGGTATCCGCATCGTGTTGCGCGCAATCGAAGAACCCTTGCGCGCGATTGTGAAAAATGCCGGAGAAGAGCCTTCTGTGGTCATCACCAAAGTGCTTGAGGCAACGGGTAACACCGGCTACAACGCCGCGACAGGTGAATATGTGGATATGGTGGAAACCGGTGTGGTCGACCCCACCAAAGTGACTCGCACCGCGCTGCAAAATGCCGCCTCGATTGCCGGGCTGATTTTGACCACCGATGCGACCGTGGCCGAATTGCCCAAAGAGGACAAAAAAACGCCTGCGATGCCTGAGATGGACTACTAA
- the infA gene encoding translation initiation factor IF-1, protein MAKEELIEMQGAVTEVLPDARYRVTLDNGHQLTAYTGGKMRKHKIRILAGDKITIEMSPYDMGKGRITFRHLPPRRPA, encoded by the coding sequence ATGGCTAAAGAAGAATTGATTGAAATGCAGGGCGCAGTGACTGAAGTGTTGCCGGATGCGCGTTATCGCGTGACGCTGGACAATGGGCATCAGTTGACTGCCTACACCGGCGGCAAAATGCGCAAGCACAAAATACGTATTTTGGCGGGCGATAAAATCACCATCGAAATGTCGCCTTACGACATGGGCAAGGGACGCATTACGTTCAGGCATCTGCCGCCCAGAAGACCTGCTTGA